A single Silvibacterium dinghuense DNA region contains:
- a CDS encoding PadR family transcriptional regulator has translation MGKKQLDLLQGTLDMLILKAVSLGPLHGYGVLLRIQQISGEKLEIQQGSLYPALYRLEHQGAIASEWGESENKRKAKYYRLTTAGKALLRDETEKWNRMAGVIAGVLKTVPGDL, from the coding sequence TTGGGCAAGAAACAACTAGACCTTCTGCAGGGCACGCTTGACATGCTGATCCTCAAAGCAGTTTCCCTGGGTCCATTGCATGGCTATGGGGTGCTGCTCCGTATCCAGCAGATTTCAGGCGAAAAGCTTGAGATTCAGCAGGGATCGCTTTATCCGGCGCTCTATCGGCTGGAGCATCAGGGTGCCATTGCGAGCGAGTGGGGCGAGTCGGAGAACAAGCGCAAGGCGAAGTATTACCGCCTGACGACGGCCGGCAAGGCGCTGTTGCGCGATGAAACCGAGAAGTGGAATCGGATGGCCGGTGTGATCGCGGGCGTGCTGAAGACCGTACCCGGCGACCTGTAA
- a CDS encoding alpha,alpha-trehalose-phosphate synthase (UDP-forming) has protein sequence MRILSLRLIVALVFGVTLVSVVSSWYQVRTTKDALRLDLERKAETFSDSLAVIPEPYLQRGDIAGLLATLHRFDGRDHLIGTTVYDRNGFILANTGNIRSLTRTTPQIIRDAIARNSTETNYMRSGFRRLYIVAAPIPAATEDMAGGILVVYDTDYIRAQVFHIWIQAFAHIALQVLVIVAITLLIVRWSLVGPIARAAEWMKRLRTDRHAQPPSPKDLDFLSSLAKEVAPLAESMRQARAAAEIEASLRNRNESVWTAQRLADHVRNKLGGSNLFVVSNREPYIHSRQDGAIKVTIPASGLVTAIEPILCACNGTWIAQGSGNADREVVDSHDCLQVPPEDPKYTLRRVWLTKEEEEGYYYGFANEGLWPLCHMAHTRPVFRTSDWSYYNEVNARFADALVEQIADEQAPVVLIQDYHFALLPRMIKERLPHARVAIFWHIPWPNPESFSICPWQQELLDGLLGADLIGFHVQAHCNNFLNTVDRVLEAQVDWERFSVRHKNHWSSVLPFPISVDFLEQGTVKTDSNTAEERSQLIAELGIETTYLGVGVDRLDYTKGIVERFLAVESFLERHPRYQGRFTFIQIGAPTRSNIPQYANFQRDVENEAARINERFGRGRWKPIVLLSRQHSHKEVERYYRLAHLCMVTSLHDGMNLVSKEFIATRDDLRGVLILSLFTGASRELRDAIIVNPYDTEATGEAIAQALEMDVSEIADRMQRMRNAVSDHNIYWWAGNLIGDLCDLRLSRNTVLKTTIDVTRRAS, from the coding sequence ATGCGGATTCTTAGCTTACGCTTGATTGTCGCCCTGGTATTCGGCGTCACACTGGTATCGGTGGTGTCATCCTGGTACCAGGTGAGGACCACGAAAGACGCTCTTCGTCTCGATCTTGAGAGGAAGGCCGAAACTTTCAGCGACAGTCTGGCAGTCATCCCGGAACCTTATCTACAGCGTGGCGACATTGCTGGACTGCTCGCAACGCTGCACCGGTTCGACGGCCGCGACCACCTGATCGGGACAACGGTCTACGACAGAAACGGCTTCATTCTGGCGAACACCGGAAACATTCGTTCGCTCACGCGCACCACACCGCAGATCATCCGCGATGCGATCGCACGCAACAGCACCGAAACCAATTACATGCGATCCGGCTTCCGTCGGCTGTATATCGTAGCTGCACCCATCCCTGCAGCCACAGAAGATATGGCCGGGGGCATCCTTGTGGTCTACGACACCGACTATATCCGCGCGCAGGTCTTCCATATCTGGATTCAGGCCTTTGCGCACATCGCGTTACAGGTGCTGGTGATCGTTGCCATCACTCTGCTGATCGTGCGCTGGAGCCTGGTGGGCCCCATCGCACGTGCAGCCGAGTGGATGAAAAGGCTTCGGACCGACCGCCATGCGCAGCCACCGTCTCCGAAAGACCTGGACTTCCTGAGTTCGCTTGCAAAAGAGGTTGCCCCCCTGGCTGAAAGCATGCGCCAGGCGCGCGCGGCTGCGGAGATCGAAGCGTCTCTTCGCAACAGGAACGAATCCGTATGGACAGCGCAGCGACTGGCCGACCATGTGCGCAACAAGCTTGGAGGCAGCAATCTGTTCGTTGTCTCCAATCGCGAGCCTTACATTCACAGCCGGCAGGATGGCGCAATCAAGGTCACGATCCCCGCGAGCGGTCTTGTCACTGCGATCGAGCCGATTCTCTGTGCCTGCAACGGCACCTGGATCGCGCAGGGGAGCGGCAACGCAGACAGAGAGGTGGTAGACAGCCACGACTGCCTGCAGGTGCCTCCCGAAGACCCGAAGTACACGCTGCGCCGCGTGTGGCTCACCAAGGAAGAAGAAGAAGGCTACTACTACGGATTCGCCAACGAAGGACTGTGGCCGCTCTGCCACATGGCGCACACAAGGCCGGTCTTCCGCACCTCGGACTGGTCCTACTACAACGAGGTGAACGCGCGATTTGCCGATGCTCTTGTCGAGCAGATTGCGGATGAGCAGGCTCCTGTTGTGCTGATACAGGATTATCACTTCGCCCTGCTGCCGCGCATGATCAAGGAACGCCTGCCGCATGCGCGCGTTGCCATCTTCTGGCACATCCCGTGGCCGAACCCGGAATCGTTCAGCATCTGCCCCTGGCAGCAGGAGCTGCTCGATGGCCTGCTCGGAGCGGACCTCATCGGATTCCATGTGCAGGCGCACTGCAACAACTTCCTCAACACGGTGGATCGTGTGCTCGAAGCGCAGGTGGACTGGGAGCGGTTCTCGGTCCGGCACAAGAACCACTGGTCCTCGGTGCTGCCATTCCCGATCAGCGTCGACTTTCTCGAACAGGGAACAGTCAAGACCGACAGCAATACCGCCGAGGAGCGAAGCCAGCTCATTGCCGAGCTCGGGATCGAGACGACCTACCTTGGTGTTGGGGTCGATCGACTCGACTACACCAAGGGCATTGTCGAGCGATTTCTCGCCGTCGAGTCCTTCCTCGAGCGGCATCCGCGTTATCAGGGGCGATTCACCTTCATTCAGATTGGCGCGCCGACACGGAGCAATATTCCTCAGTACGCCAACTTCCAGCGCGATGTGGAAAATGAGGCCGCCCGCATCAACGAGCGCTTTGGACGCGGCCGCTGGAAGCCCATTGTTCTGCTCAGCCGCCAGCACAGCCATAAGGAAGTGGAGCGCTACTATCGCCTCGCCCACCTGTGCATGGTCACGTCGCTGCACGACGGCATGAACCTGGTGTCCAAGGAGTTCATCGCGACTCGCGACGATCTGCGGGGAGTACTGATCCTGAGCCTCTTCACCGGCGCCTCGCGGGAACTGCGCGACGCCATCATTGTGAACCCTTACGATACGGAAGCCACCGGAGAGGCCATTGCGCAGGCGCTGGAGATGGATGTGAGCGAAATTGCAGACCGCATGCAGAGAATGCGGAACGCTGTCAGCGACCACAACATCTACTGGTGGGCGGGCAATCTGATCGGAGATCTGTGCGACCTGCGGCTAAGCCGCAACACGGTACTCAAGACCACCATCGATGTCACGCGGCGTGCCTCTTAG